The genomic segment GACATGCATGGACATATTGGAGGAACAGCACAAGGCACTCCTGCTGAATATGTATTCAAACTCTGGCTGGCGCATGGCATTACTACAATCCGTGACCCGAGTTGTGGCAATGGATTGGATTGGGTACTCGATGAAAAGCAAAAAAGCAATGAAGGCAAAATAACTGCTCCGCGGATTTTTGCTTACACAGCTTTCGGGCAAGGAGCAAAGCAAACCATCACTACGCCTGAACAAGCAAGAGAATGGGTAAATGAAAACGCAAAGAAAGGAGCTGATGGTATTAAATTTTTTGGAGCTGCGCCACAGATCATGGATGCCGCTATCCGTGAAAATAAAAAATTAGGATTACGCAGTTGTTGCCATCATATGCAGATGAGTGTAGCGCAATGGAATGTTGTGAATTCTGCAAAAGCAGGGCTTACATCAATGGAACATTGGTATGGATTACCAGAAGCAATGTTCGAAAAGCAAACTGTTCAGAATTATCCGCTCGATTATAATTATGCAAATGAAGAACATCGTTTTGAGGAAGCTGGTAAACTTTGGAAACAAGCTGCAAAACCTTACAGCGAAAAATGGAATGCAGTAATGAATGAATTACTGGGCTTGGATTTTACACTCGATCCTACATTTAATATTTATGAAGCCAGTCGCGACCTGCATAAAACAAGAAGATTGGAATGGCATGAAGATTATACATTGCCATCTCTATGGAAATTTTATGAACCCAATCGTAATTCACATGGTTCATACTGGTTCAATTGGGGAACAGAGCAGGAAATAGAATGGAAAGAAAATTATCGTTTGTGGATGACATTTGTAAATGAATACAAAAATCGTGGCGGTCGTGTAACAACAGGAAGCGATAACGGATTTATTTATCAAACCTATGGTTTTGGATATATTCGCGAACTGGAGTTATTGCGTGAAGCAGGTTTTCATCCATTAGAAGTTATCCGCTCAGCAACTTTATATGGAGCA from the Bacteroidota bacterium genome contains:
- a CDS encoding amidohydrolase, which gives rise to MRKIFLVFICILFFTKSFPQIKKAPEVKEGDGPWPQLIIRGVILINGNGAPPIGPMDIVIEKNRIVQIAGVGSPGMPINEASRPKLKEGGKELKCDGMYMLPGLIDMHGHIGGTAQGTPAEYVFKLWLAHGITTIRDPSCGNGLDWVLDEKQKSNEGKITAPRIFAYTAFGQGAKQTITTPEQAREWVNENAKKGADGIKFFGAAPQIMDAAIRENKKLGLRSCCHHMQMSVAQWNVVNSAKAGLTSMEHWYGLPEAMFEKQTVQNYPLDYNYANEEHRFEEAGKLWKQAAKPYSEKWNAVMNELLGLDFTLDPTFNIYEASRDLHKTRRLEWHEDYTLPSLWKFYEPNRNSHGSYWFNWGTEQEIEWKENYRLWMTFVNEYKNRGGRVTTGSDNGFIYQTYGFGYIRELELLREAGFHPLEVIRSATLYGAQALGVDKDLGTIEVGKLADMVIVDANPLENLQVLYGTGAIRLNAENKSVRVGGVKYTIKDGIVYDAKKLLADVKKIVDEEKAKTGWKLKQPGQE